The Roseomonas gilardii nucleotide sequence GCTGCATGTAGAGGCGCACGGCGCCCTCGATCTGCCGCCCGGTCGAGGCGAAAGGCCCCGTCATCGGCAGGATCAGGCCAATCTTGAGCGGCTCCGCGGCCCGCGACAGGCGCGGCGCGGCGAGTGGCAGGGCCATGGCGGTCCCGGCAGCCAGAAAGTCTCTTCTTCTCACGGTTCTTTCCTCCCGAACAAAGACGCGGGGCCGGACCGGCCCCAGCCTCCTACCCCCCGATCAGTACACGATCCCTTCCGCGTCCATCTCCTCCAGGGTCGGCGTGCCATGGGTGTGGAAGCTCTCGATGGTCTTCAGGCCCCAGGCCTGGCCCTTCCGCCGCTCCGCCTCGCTCCAGCGGATCGGCTTCCAGTCCGGAGCCAGGATCAGCCGCGCGCCGGCATTGGCCAGTTCCACGCGGTTGCCGCCCGGCTCATAGACATAGAGGAAGAAGGTCTGCTGGATCGCATGCTTGTGCGGACCGGTCTCGATATGGACGCCGTTCTCCAGGAAGATGTCAGCGGCCCGCAGGATCTCCTCGCGGCTGTCCAGGGCGAAGGTGAGGTGATGGAAGCGCCCGCGGCGACCGTTGCTCTCGCGCGAATAGGCGATGTCATAGCTCTTGTTCGTGCAGGTGAACCACATGCCGGCCTCGACGCCGGTGTCCAGCACGATCTGCTCCGTCAGCCGCATCCCGAGGCACCGCTCGAAGAATTCGCGGTTCGCCTTGATGTCGGCGGCGAGGCAGTTGATGTGATCGAGGCGACGCACGTTCACGCCGCGCCCGGGGAAGCGCTGGGCCTGGTTCTTCAGCGCCGGCCGCAGCTCGGGCGGTGCCTCGTACCACTCCGTCTCGTAGTAGAGCTCGATCAGGTGCCCATCTGGGTCCCGGAAGCAGAGGGTGCGGCCATGGCCGAGGTCGCCATCATGCCACGACACGTCGTGCCCTCCCGCGCGCAGCGCGGCGGCACGGCGCTCCAGAGCCTGTGGGCTCCTGACCCGGAAGGCCATGTGGCCCATGCCGGAATGGCGCGCCGCCGTCAGCTTCACACAGTAACGTTCGTAGTCATCCCATCCCCGGAGATAGACGGAATCTCCCTGGCGCCCACTCTCCGTCATGCCCATGACATCGACAAAGAAGCGCAGGCTCTCTTCCGGCTTGGGCGTCAGCAGTTCCAGATGCCCGAGATGGGCCAGGTCCATCACGGGTTCTGCGGTTTCAAGGGATGTCATGCCATCACTCCCAGGCGCAGCCAGGCACTCAGCACGCCTGTTACGGCAGCCGGTGCCTCGACCGTGCTCATATGGCCGCTATCCTCGATCACCGCGAGTTCGGCATCACGGATAGCGGCCGCCATTTCCTCATGCTGCGACAGCGGGCTCCACCCGTCCTGCCGTCCGCAGGCCACCAGGGTCGGGCAGCCGATGCGCGGCAGGACCGCCGCCGCATCGGGCCGGTTCAGCAGCGCCCTGACCTGCTTCTCGAAGATCTCGGGCGTGGCCCGGCACACCATCTCCTTCAGTGGGCGCATCAGCGCAGGATCGCTGGCGCGCTGCGGATGCACCATGGGCGGCAGCCAGCGTTCGGCCAGGGTTGCCATGCCCTGCGCATGGGCGAGATCAACGAGTTCCTGGCGCTTCTCGGCTTCGCCCGGGCGGCGGGGATGCACGCCGGTATCGAGCAGGGCCAGCCGCTCGACCCGCTCCGGTGCACGATCCAGGATCGCCAGGGCAACGCGCGCGCCCATGGAATGCCCCGCCAGCGCGAAATGCTGCGGAGAGGCATCCAGGACCGCTGCCGCCATCGCCTCGATGGAATCGAACCCCCAGAGATCCGGCACCAGGATATCGTAGTCCCGTTCCAGGCTATGCCGCTGCGGCGCCCAGACGGAGGCATCGCAGAGCAGGCCAGGCACCAGCACGACCGTGCGGCGCTCATCCCTATGCGACATGCGGCATGTCCTCGTAGATCACCTGGGCGAAGCCGGTGTGCAGCGGTGCGTGGTAGTTCCGGTGCAGGCAGCGCACGCGCGTGGAGAGGGCGCCGCGCATCGCAAGCCACATGATCACCTCCGCCCCTTCGGCGCCGCCGCGCTCGATGAAGTCCTGCAGCCGCAGCCCGGCCAGATGCTCCGGATCGTCCTGCAGCCGGTCGAGGAACTCCATGTCCCAGTCCTGGTTCTGATAGCCGAAGCGCTCGCCATGCAACTGGTGCGACAAGCCTCCTGTGCCCAGCACGACCACATCCATGTCTCTGGGGAAGCTCTCGACAGCCCGCCGCAGCGCCTTTCCCAACCGGAAGAGCCGTCCAGGCCCCGGCACCGGGAACTGGAGCACGTTCACGGCGAGCGGCAGGATGGCACAGGGCCAGCCCTCCGCGTGATCCGGCCAGAGCGCCGAGACCGGCGTCAGCGCCCCGTGGTCGAGCGGCATGTCCTGGCAGACGGTCAGGTCGAACTCGTCATCCACCAGGCTGTGCGCGACATGCCAGGCGAATTCCGCATCGCCCCGGACGGGTGGCAGGGGGCGCGGCCCGAAGCCCTCGTCGGCAATCGGATGCTCGCCCGCGACGGACAGGGCAAAGGTCGGATAGCGGTCGAAGAAGAAGGAGGTGACATGGTCATTGTAGATGAGGATCGCGGCATCCGGCTTGCGCTCGCGCAGCCAGTCCTGCATGGGGCGGTAGCCGTCGAGCAGCTTCTCCCATCCCGGCTCCCGCCAAGCGCCCTTGTCGATCAGCGCCCCGATGGAGGGGGCATGCGGTGAACCGAGGCCGCCGATGATCCGGGCCATCAGGATGCTCCCTTCCCGGCATGGCGGCTGGCGAGATACTCCTCCAGCGTCTCGCCGCGCATCTGCGCACCCGTGGCCGCCAGGCCATCTCCGCAGAGCTGCGACAGCCGCAGCAACGGAAAGACATTCGCGCCACGCCGCACCAGGCCGATCCAGTCGCGCGCGAGGACCAGCGCGCGGTCCTCGGGATCGAGACCGTAAGGCGCCATCGCTGTCTCCGGGTCCGCCATGAAGGCATCCCGCTTCGACGGATGGCGCAGGTCATAGCAGAAGCGGTTCAACCGGAGCGCGTTGGTGGCCGCCACCCCCGTGTTCAGGTAGGTGCCGGCGGGCAGGCGCCCGGGATCGAGTTGTCGGCTGCGCATAGCCAAAGACTTTTCTCCCCGTATCCGCGCCCGCGTTCCGGCCCTTCGTCGAGACGACAGGGGGCGGGCTCTTGAAGGAGGAAGCTAGACTGGCGGAGTGGAAAAGGCGTTATCGCTTCTTCGGCGCATGTTATGCCGGGCCGACATAGGGAGCGCCGGCCCCAGCCCGCTCCCCGGCCTGCCCCGGATGCCGGCCCTGCGCCGCGATCTCCTCGACATAGCGCCGCAGCCCATCCACCAGGACCTCGGCGGCCGGTGAAAGCGGTGTGTCGGCGCGCCGGATGAAGCCCGCCGGACGCGGCCGGGAGACAGCGGGCAGCGGTGCCGCACGGATCGTTCCCCGCAGCAGGTCGCCGGCCATCATGGTATTGGGCATGACCGAGATGAAATCGGTCGAATGCAGCATCTCCCGGATGAAGCCATAGGAGGTCGAGCGCATCGAGGTGGTCGGGGCGAGGCCCAGCGTCGCCAAGAGCTGATCGATCTCCTGCCCGACGCGCTGGCCGATCGTCGGTAGAACCAGTTCCCAGCGACGCAGCGCCTCCGCCGTGATGGGGGCTTCGAAGACGGGATGGTCGGTGCGCGCGAGGACCGAGATCGGTTCCTCGTACAGCGCCTCCCGCATCAGCCCATCCGGCTTATCGGGCGGATAGAGTTGCCCGATGACCAGATCGAGCTCCCCGCCCTCCAGCTTGGGAAGGAGCTCTTCCGTCTTGCCCTGGACAAGCTGGACCACGAGTTCCGGGTGCTGGCTGCGCAGCCGTCCCAGCAGGCCCGGAAGCACGCCGGCGGCGGCCACGGGCAGGGCGCCCAGCATGATCGTGGCCTTCATCCGCCCGACCAGCCGGTCCAGCTCCTCATCCAGGCGGCGCAGTTCGCCCAGCAGGCGCCGGGCCGATTGCAGCACCACCTCCCCCGCCGGTGTCGCGCGCACGCCGCGTCCGCTGCGTTCGAACAGCTGCAGCCCCAGCAACGCCTCGGTTTCCTGCAGGCTGCGGGTCAGGGCGGGCTGCGTGACAGACAAGGCCCGGGAGGCAGCCAGGATGCTTCCATGCGCCCCGATGGCATCGACGGCCCGCAGAAGCCGCAGCTTGAGTTGCTGATCGAGGTGCCTCGGCATTCCTTCCTCCCCGGGGCCCTGGCGCAAGCGCCCGGGACGGAGCGCGCCAGGATGCCACCGTCCGAAGGCACGGCCCCGGTAGAGCATTATGCCCCACCGGGGCCGCCAATCCCAGCCGGGCCGGCCTTCCCGCCGGAGGGCGGATCATAGCCTTGCCAGGACGGCATCCAGCAGCGTGTCGAGATCCTCGGTCGCCAGCTCCTGGGAGGAGAGACGCGCCCCCTGGTCGGCGGACCAATCCTGCCGCTCCGCGATCGGACCGCTGAGGATCGGCGGCACGCCGACTTCCGCCACGGTGCGGGCCACCTCGCGCATCTCCTCGGCCCGGCGGCGGCCATGGATCAGGGGACGGCTGATCACGTAGCGCGCCAGCCCCCGCCAGTCGGGATGCGGCAGCGTGTCAGAAAGGGAGGCCAGGACCTCCTTTTCCACACCATAGCGCCGCGCGGCCAGGAGGCATTCCGTGGTCAGGGCCTCTAGGCCCTTAATCATCACGCTGCGGCACATCTTGACCGAGGAGGCGCGGCCGATCTCTTCCGAGAAGACCGTCAGGGCCATGTCGAAAGCCGCCATGCTCGCGGCGAAGGCCGTGGCGTGCGGGCCACCCAGCAGCATGGGCGAGCGGAGACCCTTGGGCGGCACGCTGGTCATGACCGCAGCCTCCACATAGCGGCCGCCGGCGGCCTCCATGATCGCCGCGGCCTCGCGCTTCGTGCCGGGGGACACGGAGTTCACATCCAGGACGAAGGGAGCGTGGCCCAGGCCCGCCGCGATGGAGCGCATGGCGTCCAGATCGGAACCGGCCGTCACCGCGACGATGACCAGATCCGCCCCCCGCACCGCTTCCAGTGGGGTGGAGGCCGGCGCATGCCCTGCCTGGCCGGCGTTCCGCGACGCCTTGCTGTCCGGGTCGGCGAAGGCGGGATCGAAGGCGGCGATCTCGGTGACGCCGGCGGCGCGCAGGTCGCGCGCGAAGATGCTGCCGACCTCGCCATAGCCGATGATCGCGATGCGCACGCTCATGCCGTCTGCTCCTCGCTCCAGTAGAGGCGGGCCGGGTTGTCCACCAGGATCTTCCGGCGCGTCGGCTCGTGGGTCACCGCCTCGGCCAGAAGGTCCAGGAGGTCGCCGTCATTGGGCATGTCCCCGGCGATGTTGGGATGCGGCCAGTCCGTGCCCCAAAGCACCCGGTCCGGTGCCACGGAAACCAGGGCGCGCGCGAAAGGAAGCGCGTCGTGGAAGGGAGCCCCTTCGGAGGAGACGCGCTCGGCGCCGCAGATCTTCACCCAGGCCCTGTCGTTGCGCATCAGCTCCAGCAGGCTCCGGAAGGCCGGCTGCTCCAACCCGCCACGTGCCTTCA carries:
- a CDS encoding catechol 2,3-dioxygenase, giving the protein MTSLETAEPVMDLAHLGHLELLTPKPEESLRFFVDVMGMTESGRQGDSVYLRGWDDYERYCVKLTAARHSGMGHMAFRVRSPQALERRAAALRAGGHDVSWHDGDLGHGRTLCFRDPDGHLIELYYETEWYEAPPELRPALKNQAQRFPGRGVNVRRLDHINCLAADIKANREFFERCLGMRLTEQIVLDTGVEAGMWFTCTNKSYDIAYSRESNGRRGRFHHLTFALDSREEILRAADIFLENGVHIETGPHKHAIQQTFFLYVYEPGGNRVELANAGARLILAPDWKPIRWSEAERRKGQAWGLKTIESFHTHGTPTLEEMDAEGIVY
- a CDS encoding alpha/beta fold hydrolase, with the translated sequence MSHRDERRTVVLVPGLLCDASVWAPQRHSLERDYDILVPDLWGFDSIEAMAAAVLDASPQHFALAGHSMGARVALAILDRAPERVERLALLDTGVHPRRPGEAEKRQELVDLAHAQGMATLAERWLPPMVHPQRASDPALMRPLKEMVCRATPEIFEKQVRALLNRPDAAAVLPRIGCPTLVACGRQDGWSPLSQHEEMAAAIRDAELAVIEDSGHMSTVEAPAAVTGVLSAWLRLGVMA
- a CDS encoding class III extradiol dioxygenase family protein — its product is MARIIGGLGSPHAPSIGALIDKGAWREPGWEKLLDGYRPMQDWLRERKPDAAILIYNDHVTSFFFDRYPTFALSVAGEHPIADEGFGPRPLPPVRGDAEFAWHVAHSLVDDEFDLTVCQDMPLDHGALTPVSALWPDHAEGWPCAILPLAVNVLQFPVPGPGRLFRLGKALRRAVESFPRDMDVVVLGTGGLSHQLHGERFGYQNQDWDMEFLDRLQDDPEHLAGLRLQDFIERGGAEGAEVIMWLAMRGALSTRVRCLHRNYHAPLHTGFAQVIYEDMPHVA
- a CDS encoding LysR family transcriptional regulator is translated as MPRHLDQQLKLRLLRAVDAIGAHGSILAASRALSVTQPALTRSLQETEALLGLQLFERSGRGVRATPAGEVVLQSARRLLGELRRLDEELDRLVGRMKATIMLGALPVAAAGVLPGLLGRLRSQHPELVVQLVQGKTEELLPKLEGGELDLVIGQLYPPDKPDGLMREALYEEPISVLARTDHPVFEAPITAEALRRWELVLPTIGQRVGQEIDQLLATLGLAPTTSMRSTSYGFIREMLHSTDFISVMPNTMMAGDLLRGTIRAAPLPAVSRPRPAGFIRRADTPLSPAAEVLVDGLRRYVEEIAAQGRHPGQAGERAGAGAPYVGPA
- a CDS encoding NAD(P)-dependent oxidoreductase, whose product is MSVRIAIIGYGEVGSIFARDLRAAGVTEIAAFDPAFADPDSKASRNAGQAGHAPASTPLEAVRGADLVIVAVTAGSDLDAMRSIAAGLGHAPFVLDVNSVSPGTKREAAAIMEAAGGRYVEAAVMTSVPPKGLRSPMLLGGPHATAFAASMAAFDMALTVFSEEIGRASSVKMCRSVMIKGLEALTTECLLAARRYGVEKEVLASLSDTLPHPDWRGLARYVISRPLIHGRRRAEEMREVARTVAEVGVPPILSGPIAERQDWSADQGARLSSQELATEDLDTLLDAVLARL